The Candidatus Sulfotelmatobacter sp. genome contains a region encoding:
- a CDS encoding Mut7-C RNAse domain-containing protein has protein sequence MDLAALAHPHSGVYGGQMPIARFVTDSSLDFVARRLRFLGYDVAGFGSARLEELFEAAARDGRVLLTLSARHPRRFGSVAVLRVPRGEPAIAVREVAARFEPADPPFSRCPECNSPLQIRHPIEARGEVPGRVLRSYTEFRYCPLEGKWYWNGTHVERIRRWLESALGRPLAAPGTARKPGEAGPGAAIEP, from the coding sequence TTGGACTTGGCGGCACTTGCCCACCCCCATTCCGGCGTCTACGGTGGCCAGATGCCGATCGCGCGGTTCGTGACCGACTCGTCGCTCGATTTCGTCGCCCGCCGGTTGCGATTCCTCGGTTACGACGTGGCCGGCTTCGGCAGCGCCCGTCTCGAAGAGCTGTTCGAGGCCGCGGCGCGCGACGGCCGCGTGCTGCTCACGCTCAGCGCGCGGCATCCGCGGCGCTTCGGCTCAGTGGCGGTGCTCCGGGTGCCGCGCGGCGAACCGGCGATCGCGGTGCGCGAGGTCGCGGCGCGCTTCGAGCCGGCCGATCCGCCGTTCAGCCGCTGCCCCGAGTGCAACTCACCTCTTCAGATCCGTCATCCGATCGAGGCCCGCGGCGAGGTTCCGGGCCGAGTGCTGCGCTCCTACACCGAGTTTCGCTACTGCCCGCTGGAGGGCAAGTGGTACTGGAACGGCACCCACGTCGAGCGCATTCGGCGCTGGCTCGAATCCGCCCTGGGACGGCCACTTGCCGCGCCCGGAACGGCAAGGAAACCGGGCGAGGCGGGGCCTGGCGCGGCGATCGAGCCGTGA
- a CDS encoding glycosyltransferase family 2 protein, with protein sequence MQIAAIIINYKSRDAVAGCLDALAAGGEELERVVVDNDSRDGTAGMLEERYPGVRLIANTQNVGYARAVNQGIAATRAPFVLVLNPDCVMRPDAPRVLADYLLSHPRVGIAGPQLLDGSGRIEYSGRSFPSPFTFLFNRYSLLTRLFPNNRWSRHYLLSDWDRTTEREVDWLSGACLMVRRDAIDEVGGMDEQFFMFNEDVDWCRRMNLAGWSVSFVPAAVAVHEIGASKRRVSARVIWERHTGMIHYFRKHHPMNPVLDALASAFILSRAGVMLIANALRPR encoded by the coding sequence ATGCAAATCGCCGCCATCATCATCAACTACAAGTCACGGGATGCCGTCGCCGGGTGCCTGGACGCCCTCGCGGCCGGCGGCGAGGAGCTCGAACGGGTGGTGGTGGACAACGATTCGCGTGACGGGACGGCCGGGATGCTGGAAGAGCGCTACCCGGGCGTCCGCCTGATCGCCAACACCCAGAACGTCGGCTACGCCCGGGCCGTCAATCAGGGCATCGCGGCCACCCGCGCGCCGTTCGTGCTGGTGCTGAACCCCGACTGTGTGATGCGGCCCGACGCCCCCCGCGTCCTGGCCGACTACCTGCTCTCGCACCCGCGTGTCGGCATTGCCGGCCCGCAGCTGCTCGACGGAAGCGGCAGGATCGAGTACTCGGGCCGATCTTTTCCCAGCCCCTTCACCTTCCTGTTCAACCGCTATTCCTTGCTGACCCGCCTGTTTCCGAACAATCGCTGGTCCCGCCACTACCTGCTCTCGGACTGGGACCGCACCACCGAGCGCGAGGTGGACTGGCTCTCGGGCGCCTGCCTGATGGTGCGCCGCGACGCCATCGACGAGGTGGGCGGGATGGACGAACAGTTCTTCATGTTCAACGAGGACGTGGACTGGTGCCGGCGCATGAACCTGGCCGGCTGGAGCGTGTCGTTCGTCCCGGCGGCGGTCGCGGTGCACGAGATTGGCGCCAGCAAACGTCGCGTGTCCGCCAGGGTGATCTGGGAGCGGCACACCGGGATGATCCACTACTTTCGCAAGCACCATCCCATGAATCCCGTTCTCGACGCGCTGGCCAGCGCCTTCATCCTGTCGCGCGCCGGGGTCATGCTGATCGCCAACGC